In Apostichopus japonicus isolate 1M-3 chromosome 3, ASM3797524v1, whole genome shotgun sequence, a single genomic region encodes these proteins:
- the LOC139964700 gene encoding enoyl-CoA delta isomerase 2-like: MSSLRLLGKQGSYFCSALLRSRLQHLSQPTNHCRTFAASSEVGFTKAQTQLNALKKAPDNEAKLRIYALFKQATDGPCSKPKPAADDFIQTAKWDAWNGLGSMPKTDAKQEYINIVNALALAELHDTVSAVDAGEEMTNFQYLIYEVEGKAAKITLNRPNTKNSLNRELYFEVPAAFKKASEDPNITLVVLTGAGEYFSSGNDLNNLAHIPSRQQLKETCELGGSVLQKYMESFIDFPKPLIAAVNGPAMGLAVTTLALCDVVYASDKATFMTPFTVLGLGPEGCSSHLFPKIMGYAKANEVLLFGKKLSAQEAKDCGLVTEVFPNRSFDEEVRHRVAQHSELPPQSMRSTKGIVRGWEKDLLKKVNKQECDNLVEFWQGKEFLEAAIKFVSKKK, translated from the exons ATGTCATCGCTTCGACTCCTCGGAAAACAGGGTTCTTACTTCTGTTCTGCGTTATTACG GAGTAGGCTACAACATCTTTCGCAACCAACAAACCACTGTCGAACATTTGCAGCATCCAGCGAGGTTGGTTTTACGAAAGCCCAGACCCAACTGAATGCTCTGAAGAAAGCTCCTGATAATGAAGCCAAGCTAAGAATTTATGCGCTATTTAAGCAG GCCACAGATGGACCATGCAGTAAACCAAAACCAGCCGCTGATGATTTTATACAAACGGCAAAATGGGATGCATGGAATGGCTTAGGCTCTATGCCAAAG ACAGATGCTAAACAGGAATATATCAATATTGTGAATGCATTGGCCCTTGCGGAATTACATGACACCGTGTCTGCGGTAGATGCCGGAGAAGAAATGACGAATTTCCAATACCTCATCTATGAAGTGGAGGGGAAGGCAGCGAAAATCACTTTGAATCGTCCAAACACGAAAAACTCCTTAAACAGAGAA tTGTATTTTGAAGTTCCTGCTGCATTCAAGAAAGCTAGCGAAGACCCGAATATTACCCTGGTCGTTTTAACAG GTGCAGGTGAATACTTTAGCAGTGGTAATGATTTGAACAACTTGGCCCACATTCCATCACGTCAACAACTCAAAGAAACTTGCGAACTAGGGGGGTCTGTATTGCA GAAATACATGGAAAGTTTCATAGACTTCCCCAAGCCACTTATAGCAGCAGTAAATGGTCCTGCCATGGGCTTGGCTGTAACTACGCTAGCCCTCTGTGACGTTGTGTATGCATCAGACAAG GCTACATTCATGACCCCTTTCACTGTCCTGGGACTTGGTCCTGAAGGCTGCTCGTCCCACCTATTCCCAAAGATTATGGGATATGCCAAA GCCAATGAGGTACTGCTGTTTGGTAAGAAGCTTTCTGCTCAGGAAGCCAAAGACTGCGGCCTTGTAACGGAAGTTTTCCCGAATAGATCTTTTGATGAAGAAGTAAGACACAGAGTAGCTCAGCATAGTGAGCTACCACCACAG tcGATGCGTTCTACAAAAGGAATTGTTCGAGGATGGGAGAAGGACCTGCTGAAGAAAGTCAACAAACAAGAGTGTGATAACCTAGTGGAATTTTGGCAAGGCAAAGAATTTTTAGAAGCTGCAATAAAGTTTGTGAGCAAAAAGAAATGA